AATTAAAGGTAGAAAAAGTGTCCACTTCCATATACACATACAGACATGCAAGACAGTTGCATACCTATCACTcttaaaattctaatatttgatGCATGGCGCATTGTGTTTGGCATGTTGAATACCACTCTCTTGTAGTTatgcatttatatattgtcaaacttCTCAGGGGAAAAAGTTGAAGTGTTCTACCTCGCAAGCAAAACATAAGCTGTTCATAGGTAATGTACCCAGAAACTGGGGAGAGGAGGATATGAAGAAGGTTGTGAATAAAGCAGGGCCTGGGGTCATTGCTGTGGAACTTTTAAAGGTCAAATTGCTCTTCTAGTTTGATATAGTTTCTGATCACTCTACTATATGGTATTATGTTACTGTTAATAGTGATTTTTGTTGTCTGCCAAATATGTTTGGATGATATGTGagtcttcatttttttagGACCCACAAAACTCAAGTCGTAATCGTGGATTTGCATTTGTTGAGTATTATAATCATGCTTGTGCTGAGTATTCAAGACACAAGATGTCAAATCCAAATTTCAAGCTCGATGATAATGCTCCAACCGTGAGTTGGGCTGATCCAAAAAGTGCAGAATCTTCATCATCTCAGGTCTCTACATTCTTGCTGTttgttcatattaattttgatttactcGTAAATAATCAATCTCTGGTAAAAATATGTTTGCAGATTGCTTAATTGACCCTTACATGTAAATCGTATTGACATTTTTCATTCCTCGCATCTCTGTAAACGTGTTTCCTGTATCAGTCTgactttaatttattgatattataatatgCCAGTTCAGGTTTTTCCCTCTTCTCATTGCACTtctgaaatgaatttttaccAGAAGGTCAGAAGTGAGTCTTTCTGTTTGTTCCATTACGACTCAAGCCCAGGGGCAGTGTTCAAGTTTTGGTGCAAGCTGATCCACCCTCCACCCTTTTCGTTAAAGACTTATTTGTCTAGTGGCCACCAAATTAATTGCCAATTGAAAGATTGCATTTATTCGCTCTAGCGTGCTTCCGTTTCGACATAGTGGATAGATGCATAGTGAAGAATTTATTGGAACATAGAATTTTTTGCACCTAAATTTCCAGTATtgttgttctctctctctctctctctctctcctgaATGCAGTACAGATAGCAACTTAATATCTATTTGAATATACttaaattatcttttgtgcCATTCACAATTATTAGCTTCATCAATATCTTGTGCAGATGTGTTATTTTGTGTCTTAGAGAGGACATGGGCTGATTTAGCCTAATAGTTGGATAGTGAAACTGGCTGTTCATGTCAGTTATGTTCTTCAAAACTGGTTAACACTTCGGTAGCTTCTAGCAAATAGTCATGTGTACAGAAACTTACTGGCTTCTTATTGAACAGGTCAAGGCAGTATATGTGAAGAACTTGCCAAAAAATGTAACGCAGGATCAGCTTAAAGCTTTGTTTGAACATCAtggcaaaattacaaaagtagTTCTTCCACCTGCAAAACCAGGACATGAAAAGAGCAGATATGGTTTTGTTCACTTTGCCGAAAGATCAAGTGCAATGAAAGCTCTGAAGAACACAGAGAAATATGAGATTGATGGTAATACCCACTTGCTTTATATTTCCCCAGTattatggtttttttttaataaaattccaGTACACGTCACTGCTTTGttcttattttgtatttgGGTTTGACAGGCCAAGTTGTAGAATGCTCGCTTGCAAAGCCACAGGCGGATCAGAAAACTGCTGGGGGGTCAAATTCCCAAAAGTCAGCAATACTCCCAACCTACCCACCTCGTGTTGGATATGGCTTGGTTGGTTCCCCCTATGGTGCTCTGGGAGCAGGATACCCTGGTGCAAACTTTGCCCAAGTATGAAGTCAAATATCTGTGTTTCCTAGTTCCTTTTTCCCGGATGAGGACTGACTTTCTGGAATTCCTCATCCTGATATTCGTACTTGTCGTGATGATTCATATGTTAATCTCCGCATTGTACTTTACAGCCACTGCTCTATGGAAGGGGAGCTACCCCTGGCATGGCGATGATGCCCATGCTTTTGCCTGATGGAAGGATTGGATATGTCCTGTAAGTGCAATTCTTATGAGTTATTGTTTATTGGAggtttgatgaattttatgaTTGGTGTGGACCAACTATAAGACTGCCAGAATCAAAGATCAAACCAAATGAAGAGAGCTAGGAATTCTTTAACTTGTACGCCGGAAATGTCCCATTTGAATTTACCAAACATGGCCTTACATATAAATAGGTAAAAACTTGTGCACTTGATGTTGTTATAAATCAAGTTGCAGAAGTGTTAATATGTGGTGGCCATGGCCATGGTTTATTGGGTATCCCTATATCCATAGGCCTTAATCATTTCATCTTTTGCACGAATCACTAATGAAAAAGCTGCATCTTTTAGTTAACTTTAAGAAAACGCGGATTGGAAAGGAGGAAGAGGTGGGTTGTCTTCGATGTTAAGTCTCCAGAAATAGATGGGAAGTAATGAGGCCTCTTCTTTGCTTCTGCGTCTTTCTGCTTCTTCTCTTACTAGTAACGACCTTGGATACAGCTATTGCTCTGAAAGAACATATCGAGTTCTAACGTAGCAAAAAGGAATCTTGCCCGCTTTATTCCACTTTATGAAATTGCAGTTTTTCATATCAATTTTAACctattaatttgaatgatcTTGACTGCATGTAACATTACTAAGTTCGCTTCAGATATATGTTTCATGTGAATATCAAACTCTTCTTAAGAAACTCATGCGCcctgataaaaaattatataattctggCTTAGTGCTTGTGGATGGTTTTCTATGTACTGGTTCTCCTTTATATAGCATTGGTGCTAAAAAGACATGCTATGTAGATCaagtcatattttttttcttgagtaGGCAACAGCCTGGAG
The nucleotide sequence above comes from Sesamum indicum cultivar Zhongzhi No. 13 linkage group LG11, S_indicum_v1.0, whole genome shotgun sequence. Encoded proteins:
- the LOC105174051 gene encoding heterogeneous nuclear ribonucleoprotein R, which codes for MPRTRASAAATKSAEAERPVEADEQVELGADNDMEETLEEEVEYEEVEEEVEVEEEEEVEEEVEEEEEVEEDDEENEVGGHGAQQGHDSDDDMKNAEGEDEVTRKHAELLALPPHGSEVYLGGIPQNTSEDDLKSFCESIGEVTEVRIMKGKDSNENKGYAFVTFRSKELASKAIKELNNTELKGKKLKCSTSQAKHKLFIGNVPRNWGEEDMKKVVNKAGPGVIAVELLKDPQNSSRNRGFAFVEYYNHACAEYSRHKMSNPNFKLDDNAPTVSWADPKSAESSSSQVKAVYVKNLPKNVTQDQLKALFEHHGKITKVVLPPAKPGHEKSRYGFVHFAERSSAMKALKNTEKYEIDGQVVECSLAKPQADQKTAGGSNSQKSAILPTYPPRVGYGLVGSPYGALGAGYPGANFAQPLLYGRGATPGMAMMPMLLPDGRIGYVLQQPGVQPHTPPPQQRGGRSSGGGSSGGRRGSNSGRGRSRYSPY